From Paralcaligenes sp. KSB-10:
GCGACAAATCCAGCCCGCTTTGCAGCATGGCTACCATTTTGTACCAGGTCTCGAACATCTCCCGGCCGTAAATACCCTTGATCTCGAGTCCCTTGAAAATCACCTTGGTCCAGTCTATGCCGAACCCCGCCGGCGGTATGCCCAGCATGGCAATCTTGCCGCCATGGTTCATCTGCTCGAGCATGGAAGTGAACGCGCTGGGCACGCCCGACATTTCCAGGCCAACGTCGAAACCCTCGGTCATATGCAGGTCGCGCATCACATCGGGCAGGGATTCGCGGGTCACATTGACAGCCCGCGTAGCACCCATCTTGCGCGCCAGCTCAAGCCTATACTCATTGACATCGGTAATCACCACATTGCGCGCCCCCACATGGCGGGCTATCGCCACCGCCATGGCGCCTATCGGCCCGGCTCCGGTAATCAACACGTCTTCGCCCACCAAATTGAACGCCAGCGCCGTATGCGTGGCATTGCCAAACGGATCGAAGATCGCCGCCATATCGTCGGACACATCATCGGGAATCTTGAACGCGTTGAAGGCAGGTATTGCCAGATACTCGGCAAAAGCCCCCGGCCGATTGACCCCGACCCCCTGGGTGTTGCGGCACAAGTGACGACGCCCGGCCCGGCAGTTGCGGCAGAATCCGCAAGTAATATGCCCTTCGCCCGAAACCCGGTCGCCCATATTAAAACCGCTGACCTCCTGGCCGATTTCGACGATCTCGCCCACATATTCATGGCCTACCTGCATAGGTACCGGTATGGTCCGGCTGGCCCATTCGTCCCATTTCCAGATGTGGATATCCGTGCCGCAAATCGCCGTCTTGCGTATGCGTATCAAAACATCGTTATGGCCGATCACAGGCCTTTCGACCTCAGTCAGCGTCAAGCCTGTCGTAGGCTCCAGTTTTGCCAGGGCTCGCATCATGCGCTCCAAAAATAAACCGCTTATCCCTTGGGCGCCCACAAGGAGCGCCCCTACTCATGGATTACACCCAGCCGCCGCCCGACACGCCCGAACGCGGCCACCGCCTGGTCAATGTGTTCGGGCGTATGCGCCGCGCTCATTTGAGTGCGGATCCTTGCGCGGCCCTTGGGTACCACCGGATAGGAAAAACCGACGACATACACCCCTTCGTGCAAAAGCTCATCAGCCACTTTCCCCGCCAATTTCGCATCGCCGAACATGACAGGAATAATCGGATGCCCGCCCGCCACCAGCTCGAAGCCCAGCGCCGCCATGGCGTTGCGGAATTGCCGGCCGTTCGCGTGAACACGCTGGCGCAAGGCATCGCCCTCGGTACTTTGCAGCAGCTCCAGCACTTTCAGGGAGGCGGCAACGATTCCCGGCGCAAGCGTATTGGAGAACAGGTAGGGGCGCGAACGCTGGCGCAGTAATTCCACCACCGCCGGATGCGCCGCCGCATAACCACCCGAAGCCCCGCCCAGTGCCTTGCCCAAGGTGCCGGTCAGGATATCCACCCGGCCCTCGACACCGCAATACTCGGGCGTACCCCGGCCATGCTCGCCGATAAAACCCACCGCGTGCGAATCGTCGACCATGACCATGGCACCGTACTGATCAGCCAGGTCGCAAATGGACTTCAGGTCGGCAATGACCCCATCCATGGAGAACACCCCATCCGTGGCAATCAGTTTGTAGCGCGCGCCTGCCTTGCCGGCCTCTTGCAGTTGCGCTTCGAGATCGGCCATATTGTTGTTGGCATAGCGATAGCGCTGGGCCTTGCACAAACGCACTCCGTCGATAATGCTGGCGTGATTGAGCGCATCGCTGATGATCGCGTCGCCTTCGTCGAGCAACACCTCGAACAGGCCGCCATTGGCGTCGAAACAGCTGGAATACAAGATGGCATCGCCCATCTTCAGAAAGCCGGCCAGCATCCGTTCGAGTTCCTTATGGCCCAGTTGCGTTCCACAAATGAATCGAACCGATGCGAGGCCGAATCCGGCCTCATCGAGCCCTTGTTTGGAGGCTTGTATCAGGCGGGCGTCGTTGGCCAGGCCCAGATAATTATTGGCGCAAAAATTCAGCACCCGGGAGCCATCGGCCAGCGCCACCTGCGCCGACTGGGCGCTGGCCATGACACGCTCGGCCTTGTAGAAGCCGTCGCGGCGCAACTGCTGTATTTGCGTGTTCACATGATCGAGAAATGAGCGGTTCATGGAAAAAGCCTTGAGCGACAATACAGAATGATGTTATTCCATTTCCAGATCAAGCGTGAACGCGAAGCGCAGGCATTACCGGGCAAGGTAAGCGAAGCCAGCAAAGTGCCTGTTTGATATGAAAATGGGATTACTGCGCCTGGGCTTACTTCCTGACAATATAAATAGGGCTCGAAAAAATGAAAAAGCCATCTTCGGTCGTTGCGCGCAGATAAATGGCGTTATCGCCGTCTTTGTGCAATGGGACGCGTATGCTTTGCTTGAAGCGTCGGCTTGGGTTCTGGTCGGGCAGGCGAAAGACTTGCAGTCGACGCCGTATGCCCCCATTTTCGAACGACAGGGGCTCCATGCCTATCGAAGCAACCGGAATCGTTTCTTTGATAAGCGGCGTCTCTATATGAAGCGTGCCTTCGTCCGGATGGGCCAGCCGTACGTCAATGCCGCTGAATCCGCCGGTTGTCAGCGATTTCCATTCCAGACGATTGTCCGCGGTCTGAACCAGTTGCTTGTCGAGATTCCAGAAATTGACCGGCTGCGGCTGTTCGAATGCATTGCCGGTCAAGGCCGCACAGCCATCCCAAACAGTTTGCCGGCCGCGCCCGCGATAACCGGAGCCTTCCCAGATCAGGCGAATCCTCCGCCCCAAATCCGCCTGCCCGTACGGGCGCAATGTTTCCACCACCTCCATGCGATTGCGGATCTCGATGTTTTCAATGGGCCCTTCGGTGAGCAGCTCGAATTCAAACGTTGCGCTCTCGCCATCGTATTCGGTGACAGCGCCCATATCCGCTTTGAGGGTGCTTGTGGTCGTAACGGGCAGCCCCAGGTTCGGATCATCGGAGAACAAAGTAGCCGGGTGGTCGAAAACAATATTGGCCGCCAGAAAGGCACGGCAACCC
This genomic window contains:
- a CDS encoding glycine C-acetyltransferase produces the protein MNRSFLDHVNTQIQQLRRDGFYKAERVMASAQSAQVALADGSRVLNFCANNYLGLANDARLIQASKQGLDEAGFGLASVRFICGTQLGHKELERMLAGFLKMGDAILYSSCFDANGGLFEVLLDEGDAIISDALNHASIIDGVRLCKAQRYRYANNNMADLEAQLQEAGKAGARYKLIATDGVFSMDGVIADLKSICDLADQYGAMVMVDDSHAVGFIGEHGRGTPEYCGVEGRVDILTGTLGKALGGASGGYAAAHPAVVELLRQRSRPYLFSNTLAPGIVAASLKVLELLQSTEGDALRQRVHANGRQFRNAMAALGFELVAGGHPIIPVMFGDAKLAGKVADELLHEGVYVVGFSYPVVPKGRARIRTQMSAAHTPEHIDQAVAAFGRVGRRLGVIHE
- the tdh gene encoding L-threonine 3-dehydrogenase, with protein sequence MRALAKLEPTTGLTLTEVERPVIGHNDVLIRIRKTAICGTDIHIWKWDEWASRTIPVPMQVGHEYVGEIVEIGQEVSGFNMGDRVSGEGHITCGFCRNCRAGRRHLCRNTQGVGVNRPGAFAEYLAIPAFNAFKIPDDVSDDMAAIFDPFGNATHTALAFNLVGEDVLITGAGPIGAMAVAIARHVGARNVVITDVNEYRLELARKMGATRAVNVTRESLPDVMRDLHMTEGFDVGLEMSGVPSAFTSMLEQMNHGGKIAMLGIPPAGFGIDWTKVIFKGLEIKGIYGREMFETWYKMVAMLQSGLDLSPIITHRYTVDEYQTGFEAMLSGQSGKVILDWTPATMRQAA